The following are from one region of the Nostoc cf. commune SO-36 genome:
- a CDS encoding TIGR03943 family putative permease subunit, with amino-acid sequence MANKNPKSKIVNLLFPWLDALAITAWGVLMLRYWQTNKLNLLIHPNFFGLVIVGGIGFIIIGFFKMQELWQRRRRDVTPNMQHISLFPPGWGSALLLITAILGFIITPQVFASDKALQRGVTADLLGSTRVKPQAFRATVRPEERSLVDWVRTVNVYPEPDSYTGQKAKVQGFVIHPPDIGKEYLFLARFVLTCCAADAYPIGLPVKLQNNQERYSPDTWLEVEGQMVTENLAGKRQLTIAATSLKKIPQPQNPYSY; translated from the coding sequence ATGGCTAACAAAAATCCCAAATCTAAAATCGTAAATCTTTTATTCCCTTGGCTGGATGCCCTAGCAATTACAGCTTGGGGTGTTTTGATGTTGAGATATTGGCAAACTAACAAGCTGAACCTATTGATTCACCCAAATTTCTTTGGGTTGGTGATTGTGGGTGGTATCGGCTTCATCATTATTGGTTTCTTCAAGATGCAGGAACTTTGGCAACGGCGTCGCCGTGATGTTACGCCAAACATGCAGCATATTAGTTTATTTCCCCCTGGTTGGGGCAGTGCTTTGTTGTTGATTACAGCGATTCTAGGTTTTATTATTACACCGCAAGTTTTTGCTAGTGATAAAGCACTCCAAAGAGGCGTGACGGCTGATTTATTAGGAAGCACACGCGTTAAACCCCAAGCCTTTCGCGCTACTGTTCGCCCAGAAGAGCGATCGCTTGTAGACTGGGTACGCACCGTCAATGTCTATCCAGAACCAGATTCATATACAGGGCAAAAAGCCAAGGTGCAAGGATTTGTCATTCACCCACCGGATATAGGAAAAGAATATTTGTTTTTAGCACGATTTGTCTTAACTTGCTGTGCAGCAGATGCTTACCCTATAGGATTGCCTGTCAAACTACAAAATAATCAAGAGCGTTATTCCCCCGATACCTGGCTGGAAGTCGAAGGGCAAATGGTGACAGAAAATTTGGCAGGTAAACGCCAACTTACCATTGCCGCTACCTCTCTCAAAAAGATTCCTCAACCCCAAAATCCTTATAGTTATTAG